The following coding sequences are from one Treponema bryantii window:
- a CDS encoding thiamine pyrophosphate-dependent enzyme has product MAKQMIMGNQAIALGALKAGVNLVAGYPGTPSSEIIEFISKYKSKTGTYVEWSVNEKAAAEVAAGASYAGSRTLITMKQVGLNVASDPVMCLSYVGVKGGMVIVSADDPGPISSQTEQDTRNFAQYSKLPCFDPSTPLEAYEMIQEAFELSEKYNTPVLLRPTTRVDHAYESMEFPELVPCRKPGEFEKDSKRWVIFPRSSYNNHKRIFERNEKVLPAEFSKSKWNYVGGSLPPLLSKDPLKNELRQRVVLGSSTKMRTDELCSSDPFSTTSNIAFAAGGISYCYLMEALSILGIKDIPVLKIGNPYPFPKPLAEEFLKFHEQIVVFEELDPVIEENLIKIAGYARVNCQIRGKLDGTVPEAGELSVEIIKEIIQKEALKHRERLCEAEERQSSGLSLASLRAAEPRRVQDASPAPDLPVRPPVLCAGCPHRGSFYAVKQAMKGKKTVYCGDIGCYTLGNAMPLDMTDTCLCMGADITMAQGFYHNEPDRHCFSFIGDSTFFASGITGVVNAVYNQAKQTICILDNSTTAMTGHQPHPGTGMTMMGEIVEKISIEKILEGIGVSPIIQVNPFDQKAAVEAVQKASEAPGVSAIIFKAPCIAIAQKVGWEKPHALTVNADKCIGCRKCINELGCPALSVSTKTNAKGKQLVEIDKSLCTGCSLCSQVCPVKAIE; this is encoded by the coding sequence ATGGCAAAACAAATGATCATGGGAAATCAGGCAATCGCGCTTGGTGCCCTCAAGGCTGGAGTTAATCTTGTTGCCGGATATCCTGGCACCCCTTCCAGCGAAATTATTGAATTTATTTCCAAGTATAAGAGCAAAACCGGAACCTACGTTGAATGGTCCGTAAACGAAAAAGCCGCCGCTGAAGTTGCAGCAGGTGCCAGTTATGCAGGAAGCCGTACCCTCATCACAATGAAGCAGGTAGGTCTCAATGTTGCAAGTGATCCTGTAATGTGTCTTTCTTACGTTGGTGTAAAAGGCGGTATGGTAATTGTAAGTGCCGATGATCCGGGCCCAATTTCCAGCCAGACCGAGCAGGATACCCGTAACTTTGCGCAGTACTCAAAGCTGCCTTGTTTTGATCCTTCTACCCCACTCGAAGCCTACGAAATGATACAGGAAGCCTTTGAACTTTCTGAAAAATATAATACTCCAGTTCTTCTGCGCCCAACCACCCGTGTTGACCACGCCTACGAAAGCATGGAGTTCCCTGAGCTCGTCCCTTGCCGTAAGCCTGGCGAGTTCGAAAAAGATTCCAAGCGCTGGGTAATTTTCCCACGTTCCTCATACAACAATCACAAAAGAATTTTTGAACGCAACGAAAAAGTGCTGCCGGCTGAGTTTTCTAAGAGTAAATGGAATTATGTAGGGGGAAGTCTTCCCCCGCTCTTATCGAAAGATCCGTTAAAAAACGAGCTGCGGCAGCGGGTCGTTTTAGGATCTTCCACTAAAATGCGCACAGACGAGCTATGCTCGTCTGACCCCTTCTCCACGACTTCTAATATCGCATTTGCTGCCGGCGGAATATCTTACTGCTATCTTATGGAAGCACTTTCCATCCTCGGAATCAAAGATATCCCTGTTTTGAAGATTGGAAATCCATATCCATTCCCAAAGCCTTTAGCAGAAGAATTCCTCAAGTTTCACGAGCAAATCGTTGTTTTTGAAGAATTAGACCCTGTTATCGAAGAAAATTTAATAAAAATAGCCGGATACGCACGAGTAAATTGCCAGATTCGCGGAAAACTCGACGGCACAGTTCCTGAGGCCGGCGAACTCAGTGTAGAGATAATTAAAGAGATTATCCAGAAAGAGGCCCTGAAACATAGGGAGCGACTCTGCGAAGCAGAGGAACGACAGTCCAGTGGACTGTCGTTAGCGAGTCTCCGAGCGGCTGAGCCGCGAAGGGTTCAGGATGCATCTCCTGCACCAGACCTTCCAGTCCGCCCGCCAGTTCTCTGCGCAGGCTGTCCTCACCGCGGTTCTTTCTACGCTGTAAAGCAGGCAATGAAAGGCAAGAAAACTGTATACTGCGGAGACATCGGCTGTTACACACTTGGTAACGCAATGCCACTCGATATGACAGACACCTGTCTTTGTATGGGTGCCGACATCACAATGGCACAGGGCTTCTATCACAACGAGCCGGACCGCCATTGCTTCAGCTTCATTGGTGACTCAACCTTCTTTGCAAGCGGAATCACTGGTGTTGTAAATGCAGTTTACAATCAGGCAAAACAGACAATCTGTATCCTTGATAACTCAACCACAGCAATGACCGGCCATCAGCCACATCCTGGAACAGGTATGACAATGATGGGCGAGATTGTTGAAAAAATCAGCATAGAAAAGATTCTTGAAGGCATCGGCGTTTCACCGATTATTCAGGTAAATCCGTTTGATCAGAAGGCAGCTGTAGAAGCTGTTCAGAAAGCAAGCGAGGCTCCCGGAGTAAGCGCAATTATCTTTAAGGCACCATGTATTGCAATTGCACAGAAAGTCGGCTGGGAAAAACCGCACGCACTTACTGTAAATGCTGATAAATGTATTGGCTGCCGCAAGTGTATAAATGAACTGGGCTGCCCGGCGCTGAGTGTAAGTACAAAAACTAATGCAAAGGGTAAACAGTTAGTTGAAATAGACAAGAGCCTATGTACAGGATGTAGTTTATGTTCACAGGTTTGTCCTGTAAAAGCAATTGAATAG
- a CDS encoding alpha/beta hydrolase has protein sequence MKKLRIVSALAGIAMLASVFSSCGNNDPEELACGITLRGSKERFTIFEEGSAASEIKTEADGSVSWVATAAGGGGGGVAFYVKSNKAEINIGNYESIDIEFDYKTVEGKWNADAQKPGFCMRILPWDSTGMFGGYEDLEYFEPETDTGTVVYNIEIPDNFADKIKSSSDYDCILGFALKFNDYQRGNDDGDQIKVQLKNVKFNAKANAPADKAFSDGLTDAQRGTVEEIWYPTRDWSIADEADVTDADRYNKHGWVYLPAGYDAEDTTTKYPVFILLHGFGQNENTWGLTNEGRGGKIKGYMDRGMASGDVKKFILVCVTGVADKSWGPNGSGYSFTGYNYFGGELRNDLLPWLRENYNIADGRDNVAMAGLSMGGGQTFNIGIGESLDIISNFAGFSGALFSTSEEFIARVDGNAAFNKHKIHNLYMICGDADDRVYGSFPGYVEAMAAWDRVENFESYVFPGGTHDFPVWYYGFNDFIHMVFQEDVQLYND, from the coding sequence ATGAAAAAACTAAGAATCGTTTCGGCTCTTGCTGGTATCGCTATGCTGGCAAGTGTATTCTCTTCATGTGGAAATAACGACCCTGAAGAACTTGCATGTGGAATCACATTACGTGGTTCAAAAGAAAGATTTACAATTTTTGAAGAAGGTTCTGCAGCTTCTGAAATTAAAACAGAAGCTGATGGATCTGTATCATGGGTAGCAACTGCTGCTGGAGGAGGCGGTGGTGGAGTTGCCTTCTATGTAAAATCTAATAAAGCAGAAATCAACATCGGTAACTATGAATCAATCGATATTGAATTCGATTACAAGACAGTTGAAGGTAAATGGAATGCAGATGCTCAAAAACCAGGTTTCTGTATGAGAATTCTTCCTTGGGATTCAACAGGAATGTTTGGAGGTTATGAGGATCTTGAATACTTTGAACCAGAAACAGATACTGGAACCGTTGTATACAATATTGAAATTCCAGACAATTTTGCAGATAAAATCAAATCCAGTTCAGACTATGATTGTATTCTTGGTTTCGCACTTAAATTCAACGATTACCAGAGAGGAAATGATGATGGAGACCAGATTAAGGTTCAGTTAAAGAACGTTAAGTTTAATGCAAAAGCTAATGCCCCTGCAGATAAAGCTTTTTCTGATGGTTTGACAGATGCACAGCGTGGTACAGTTGAAGAAATCTGGTATCCAACAAGAGACTGGAGTATTGCAGATGAAGCAGATGTAACAGATGCAGACAGATATAACAAGCATGGTTGGGTTTACCTTCCAGCAGGTTATGATGCTGAAGATACAACAACAAAATATCCAGTATTTATTCTTCTCCATGGATTTGGACAGAATGAAAATACCTGGGGACTTACAAATGAAGGCCGTGGTGGAAAGATTAAAGGTTATATGGACCGCGGAATGGCCAGCGGTGATGTTAAAAAGTTCATTCTTGTTTGTGTAACTGGTGTAGCAGATAAATCTTGGGGACCAAATGGTTCTGGATACAGCTTTACAGGTTATAACTACTTTGGTGGAGAACTTAGAAATGATCTTCTTCCATGGCTCAGAGAAAACTATAACATTGCAGATGGCCGCGACAATGTAGCAATGGCCGGTCTTTCAATGGGTGGTGGACAGACCTTTAACATTGGTATTGGAGAAAGCCTTGATATCATCAGTAACTTTGCCGGATTCTCTGGAGCTTTGTTCTCAACATCAGAGGAGTTTATAGCCAGAGTAGATGGAAATGCTGCTTTCAATAAGCATAAGATTCATAACCTTTATATGATCTGTGGTGATGCTGACGATAGGGTATATGGTTCATTCCCAGGCTATGTTGAAGCAATGGCTGCATGGGACCGTGTAGAAAACTTTGAATCTTATGTATTCCCAGGTGGAACACATGACTTCCCAGTTTGGTACTATGGATTCAATGACTTTATCCACATGGTATTCCAGGAAGACGTACAACTCTATAACGACTAA
- a CDS encoding glycoside hydrolase family 2 TIM barrel-domain containing protein, with product MNVTQISKKGTAKSCMIYHENPDVFHVNTLDSHCYFIPFGKEKGQNPFGAREKSSRFELLNGKWGFRYYDSLIDLEDDFADGKIARSALNDKKKMPVPANWQLHGYDKPQYTNFEYPIPYNPPFVPDENPVGVYYRTYNYIPDGLQRILCFEGVDSCAYVYINGKFCGFSEVSHHTSEYDITAFLEEGENLITVAVLKWCFGTYLEDQDKLRLSGIFRDVYVLSRPKKRITDYRVATVLKNNYRSAVLELTVYGADAKVCLCDPDGNQIFEGEAKKGNLLEIPVKEPALWSAETPVLYKLLLETTDEVIGEEVGFRKITSEKGVLKINGQPIKFRGVNRHDSYPDTGSVSPVSKIEKDLKLMKQHNINAIRTSHYPNAPEFYKLCDRYGFYVICEADLEMHGSVVVNNTAHWDWSDYSGIALVASNKFFYKGILDREKLCVTRDINRPSVVIWSMGNESGNGHNFTEAAKWIKAFDNTRLLHYESYHNQGDTSDSVYDLVSRMYPSVQDWKQMSEDKKEKRPFILCEYCHAMGNGPGDLEDYHKVFHSSERFCGGFIWEWCDHSLILGKTRNGEVKYGYGGDWDEKHNDGNFCCDGLVYPDRRPHTGLLEAKQVYRPVRVRKLPESKKTAPGSAGFEFTNLLAFTDAATVLDCHYELSINGDIVKSEKIEFPSLPPLGKAKLVLNDLPVFEGKDSYIRFIFTEKQNQLWCEKGYEVCFDQVQLSAEPDSDNEAEILRKASFMPELPGLKPFQPGKRDAKGVQENARKEIEALIKFVTASEKQNENQNWQETFHVKADSTSIKYGKLFVEPEGLRYKVTADNMTYSFNRRTGVFDSIKFGKTEILKKPLSFNFMRAPLDNDPMKGEWFGAHLHDYEVKVYSSRIEPSEDGQSIRIIVNQGFVWSIHQPFLYGTVIYTISAATGLTVNFDFTATRRIFMLPRIGLRFFLDKSFNKVEYFGYGPTESYVDKHQATWVGKFKAKVDDMYEPYIRPQENSSHYGCRYVKLSNNKLTLVCSGAQPKSGNQKNISFNVSNYTEEELWTKRHNFELEKCGNIVLCVDYKMAGVGSNSCGPALAEKYRIQLPEVKGQLNIVFEQ from the coding sequence ATGAACGTTACTCAAATTTCAAAAAAGGGCACAGCTAAGAGCTGTATGATTTATCACGAAAATCCAGATGTTTTTCATGTAAATACTCTGGATAGTCACTGTTATTTTATTCCATTTGGAAAAGAGAAGGGACAGAATCCGTTTGGGGCGCGGGAGAAATCTTCGCGGTTTGAACTTCTAAACGGTAAATGGGGCTTCCGTTATTATGACAGCTTGATTGATCTTGAAGATGATTTTGCAGATGGTAAGATTGCACGTTCTGCACTGAATGATAAAAAGAAAATGCCGGTGCCTGCAAACTGGCAGCTCCACGGTTATGATAAACCGCAGTACACAAATTTTGAATATCCGATTCCATATAATCCACCGTTTGTTCCGGATGAAAATCCTGTTGGAGTTTATTACCGTACTTATAATTATATACCAGACGGGCTTCAGCGCATCTTATGTTTTGAAGGTGTAGACAGCTGTGCATACGTTTATATCAATGGAAAGTTCTGTGGATTTTCTGAAGTTTCGCATCATACAAGTGAGTATGATATTACAGCTTTCCTGGAAGAGGGAGAAAACCTGATTACAGTTGCTGTTCTTAAATGGTGTTTTGGAACCTATCTTGAAGATCAGGATAAGCTTCGTCTTTCTGGTATCTTCCGCGACGTTTATGTACTGTCTCGTCCTAAAAAGAGAATAACTGATTACCGTGTTGCAACGGTTTTGAAAAACAACTACCGTTCGGCAGTTTTAGAACTGACTGTTTATGGTGCTGATGCAAAGGTATGTTTATGTGATCCTGATGGAAATCAGATTTTTGAAGGCGAAGCTAAAAAGGGAAATCTGCTTGAGATTCCTGTAAAGGAACCTGCGCTCTGGTCTGCTGAGACTCCAGTTCTTTATAAACTTCTGCTTGAAACTACTGATGAAGTAATTGGTGAAGAAGTTGGCTTTAGAAAGATTACAAGTGAAAAAGGTGTACTTAAGATTAACGGTCAGCCAATTAAATTCCGTGGAGTAAACCGTCACGACAGTTATCCTGATACAGGTTCTGTTTCTCCAGTTTCAAAAATCGAAAAAGACCTCAAACTGATGAAACAGCATAATATCAATGCCATCCGAACTTCGCATTATCCGAATGCGCCAGAGTTCTACAAACTTTGTGACCGTTATGGTTTTTATGTGATTTGTGAGGCTGATCTTGAAATGCATGGAAGTGTAGTTGTAAATAATACAGCTCACTGGGACTGGTCTGATTATTCTGGAATTGCACTTGTGGCAAGTAATAAATTTTTCTATAAGGGAATCTTAGACCGTGAAAAGCTCTGCGTTACAAGAGATATAAATCGTCCGAGTGTTGTTATCTGGTCAATGGGTAATGAATCTGGAAACGGTCATAACTTTACAGAGGCAGCAAAGTGGATTAAGGCTTTCGATAATACACGACTTTTGCATTATGAAAGTTATCATAATCAGGGGGACACAAGTGACTCTGTTTACGATTTAGTTTCCCGAATGTATCCGAGCGTTCAGGACTGGAAACAGATGTCGGAGGATAAAAAGGAAAAACGACCATTTATTCTCTGCGAGTATTGTCATGCAATGGGAAATGGTCCTGGAGATCTCGAAGATTATCATAAGGTATTTCATAGTTCAGAACGTTTCTGCGGCGGCTTTATCTGGGAATGGTGTGATCACAGTTTAATTCTTGGAAAGACTCGTAATGGCGAAGTGAAATATGGTTATGGTGGAGACTGGGACGAAAAACATAATGACGGCAACTTCTGCTGTGATGGTCTTGTGTATCCTGACCGTCGTCCTCATACAGGTCTTCTTGAAGCAAAACAGGTTTATCGTCCGGTGCGAGTACGTAAACTTCCGGAAAGCAAAAAGACTGCTCCTGGTTCAGCAGGTTTTGAGTTTACAAATCTTCTTGCATTTACAGATGCTGCAACTGTATTGGATTGTCATTACGAACTTTCGATAAACGGTGATATTGTAAAATCAGAAAAAATAGAATTTCCTTCATTACCTCCGCTTGGCAAAGCAAAACTCGTTTTGAATGACCTTCCTGTTTTTGAAGGAAAAGATTCTTATATCAGATTTATCTTTACAGAAAAACAGAATCAACTCTGGTGTGAAAAAGGCTACGAAGTTTGTTTTGATCAGGTGCAACTTTCGGCTGAGCCTGATTCAGATAATGAAGCAGAAATTCTCCGAAAAGCTTCTTTTATGCCTGAACTTCCAGGCCTTAAGCCTTTCCAGCCGGGAAAGCGGGATGCAAAAGGTGTTCAGGAGAATGCGCGTAAAGAAATTGAAGCACTCATAAAATTTGTAACTGCCTCTGAAAAGCAGAATGAAAATCAGAACTGGCAGGAAACATTCCATGTTAAAGCAGACAGTACAAGTATTAAATATGGAAAGCTTTTTGTAGAACCTGAAGGACTTCGTTATAAAGTTACCGCAGATAACATGACCTATTCCTTTAATCGCCGTACAGGAGTTTTTGATTCAATAAAATTTGGAAAAACAGAGATTCTAAAAAAGCCGTTGAGTTTTAATTTCATGCGTGCTCCTTTAGACAATGATCCTATGAAAGGTGAATGGTTTGGAGCACATCTTCATGATTATGAAGTGAAGGTTTATAGTTCACGCATTGAGCCTTCTGAAGATGGACAATCAATTCGCATAATAGTGAATCAGGGTTTTGTCTGGAGTATTCATCAGCCATTCCTGTATGGCACTGTTATTTACACGATAAGTGCTGCTACAGGTCTTACAGTTAATTTTGATTTTACTGCTACCAGAAGAATCTTTATGCTTCCACGAATCGGGCTTCGGTTCTTCCTTGATAAATCTTTTAATAAGGTAGAATACTTTGGTTATGGTCCGACAGAAAGTTATGTTGATAAGCATCAGGCAACCTGGGTAGGAAAATTTAAGGCTAAGGTTGATGATATGTATGAACCATATATCCGGCCACAGGAAAATTCTTCGCATTATGGATGTCGTTATGTAAAGCTTTCAAATAACAAACTAACGTTAGTTTGTTCAGGAGCTCAGCCGAAATCAGGTAATCAAAAGAATATCAGTTTTAATGTATCTAACTATACAGAAGAAGAACTTTGGACTAAGCGGCATAACTTTGAACTGGAAAAGTGTGGAAATATAGTTTTGTGTGTGGATTATAAAATGGCAGGTGTAGGCTCCAACTCGTGTGGCCCGGCACTTGCAGAAAAATACCGTATCCAGCTGCCTGAGGTAAAGGGACAGCTGAATATAGTATTTGAACAGTAG
- a CDS encoding TolC family protein, whose amino-acid sequence MKINRLFFTFVIFSILNAGIQAQEISETPESTAPAYTLEVLLTETEMNHPELRKLQEEYRRSILDLKDAWWSLGPTVDLQASGTYMVNPPVGAMYINADDIINSISWNGQRPRNSGQRIKVFDGMENTLYNFELTLTQPIFTWGKITNAIKLYDQVSKIKQTQISQQTEQLKTELETRLISLYYLSKILEIIDEEDLYTARMVEVSENAEKAGMLIHQDVVDAKIQAKELEIAKQDLLEQMNDQLLELSRITGIQALTLNDINYDFVPELVSSFDSLIQINPTELEAEVLSGNQSSIKMLTQLENVSKTAEKISRGYENWKPDIALQMSSGYSGSRFPLLEPNWLRKDDYSVNISIGIKATIWDGGKKVRDVSRKVSDVETAKINKLDARSTISKTFNSQWNAAQVCKMKIEYQELKIESASAKIDQKQKMYESGYGSETDVLSAKIERCNAQIEKEKQALAKAVACLTIEYLRK is encoded by the coding sequence ATGAAAATAAACAGATTATTTTTTACATTTGTGATTTTCTCAATTCTTAATGCAGGCATACAGGCACAGGAAATTTCCGAAACTCCTGAATCTACGGCACCAGCTTATACACTGGAAGTTCTCCTCACAGAAACTGAAATGAACCATCCGGAATTACGTAAACTTCAGGAAGAATATCGCCGCAGCATTCTTGATTTGAAAGATGCCTGGTGGAGTCTTGGCCCTACAGTTGATCTTCAGGCAAGCGGAACCTATATGGTAAATCCTCCTGTTGGTGCAATGTATATAAATGCAGATGATATAATCAATTCAATTTCCTGGAACGGGCAAAGACCTAGAAACAGCGGCCAGCGAATCAAGGTTTTTGACGGTATGGAAAATACTCTCTACAATTTTGAACTTACATTAACTCAGCCGATTTTCACCTGGGGAAAAATCACAAACGCAATTAAACTTTATGATCAGGTTTCAAAAATCAAGCAGACACAAATTTCTCAGCAGACAGAACAGCTGAAAACAGAATTAGAAACCCGTCTTATAAGTCTTTATTATCTCTCAAAGATTCTTGAAATCATTGATGAAGAAGACTTGTACACAGCCCGCATGGTCGAAGTAAGTGAAAATGCAGAAAAAGCAGGTATGCTTATTCATCAGGATGTTGTAGATGCAAAGATTCAGGCAAAGGAACTGGAAATTGCAAAGCAGGACTTACTTGAACAGATGAACGACCAGCTTCTCGAATTAAGCCGTATAACTGGAATTCAAGCTTTAACGCTTAATGATATAAATTATGATTTTGTACCGGAACTCGTTTCCTCCTTTGACAGTCTGATACAAATTAATCCAACTGAGCTTGAAGCAGAGGTTCTCTCTGGAAATCAATCTTCAATCAAAATGCTTACACAACTTGAAAATGTCAGCAAGACTGCAGAGAAGATTTCCCGAGGATACGAAAACTGGAAGCCAGATATTGCACTGCAAATGAGCAGTGGATATTCTGGTTCCCGTTTCCCTCTTTTAGAACCAAACTGGCTTAGAAAAGATGATTATTCCGTAAATATTTCTATCGGTATTAAGGCTACAATCTGGGATGGTGGAAAAAAAGTTCGCGATGTATCCCGCAAAGTCAGTGATGTAGAAACTGCAAAAATCAACAAGCTTGATGCCCGTTCAACAATCAGCAAAACCTTTAATTCGCAGTGGAATGCTGCTCAGGTTTGTAAAATGAAGATTGAGTATCAGGAGCTTAAGATTGAATCTGCATCAGCAAAAATCGATCAGAAGCAGAAAATGTATGAATCAGGTTATGGTTCAGAAACAGATGTTCTTTCTGCAAAAATTGAACGCTGTAATGCACAGATAGAAAAAGAAAAGCAGGCATTAGCCAAAGCCGTTGCCTGCCTTACAATAGAATATCTTAGAAAATAA